DNA sequence from the Acipenser ruthenus chromosome 20, fAciRut3.2 maternal haplotype, whole genome shotgun sequence genome:
AAATGATCAGAGGGTTGCACACCTTCAGTAataagataaacaaaaaaaaaacaaaaaaaaaccaaaaacgtcaaactatttaaaaatagTACTTCACTGGGGCTTTTCACAAGTCACTCCTGAAATGATGTAATGAATACCTACACTTGATCACCCAACACAACACACATGATCTCTCTGAAAAATATTGAACGCTCGCTCCTCCCCCTGCTGAGTTCAGTGCACCAGGAAGTACTTCTCATCTCAGCTAGCGACCACGTGGAGGTAGAGAGCGAGTGCCCAAGTCAACAGCTACGTTCAGCGCCTCCGTCTCTGCTTTGGACTGTGAACTACCAAAAAGCAcacatatatacactgtatatatctGTACGTATATAGACAGACCCGTTAAGCAGGTTACACAAAGGCAAATGGCAACAGACGCAAAAAGATCCAAGGTTAGAGATAACAAATTCAATTCCTTTGTTCTCATTTCAGATTTCCAGTTCTGGCGGAGAGGTGCAGTAAAGTCTGAATAGTTTGTTCCGCAAACACACCAAGCAAACCCCGGAGCAGTCATTCGTGTGTCATTGAGTATTATAATTAGGATTGTAATGCTACAGGCTGCTGTTGCTGGGGTATTGGATTCATCTGGTGCACCGATTCATGCGAGTTCACGTTTTATCTGCAAATGTGGCGTGGATGAAGTTTAAAACATTTGCCGTTtaaacagatttattattattattattattattattattattattattattattattattattattattattatattttggaAGCAGATCTGGTGTAAATGCTCGCCAACGTCCCTTCTCATCAGTTTCTGTGTAACTTGGATCATTGGTtcgctattttatttatttattctttagctGCTGATGCTTTTACTTTGGTCTATGATACTAACTGAATCAATCTGATGTAAACGTTGTCTGGGATTTTATAAACCTGCTAGAGAATCAAGGTGTGTTCCAAACCCCAACTCTTAGCTCGTCACCAGGCTTGCTAATGTTAGCACACCAGGTGCTATTTGACAGTGCCTTTCAGCACAAGCTGTCCTGTAGGAAATACACAATTCTGGCTTTTCAGTCATTTATGCGAATTGTAGCTTTCAGAGAATAGCACGCCCTTTCTCTGATTTTCATAGTGCTGTTTAAGAAATTATGTACTTCTTCTCACTAGTTGGTTGATATTGGCATCAGCATACAGTACTTTCAAGTACATCACCTTTATGTCTGTTTTACAGCAGGACAATGGAGCCAGCGCACAGAACCCTGGAGAGGACAAAACGCTCCAGTCTTTCCTCAGCTGGTGTAAAGAGGTCAGACTGGAACTCAGTGAGAAGGTGAGGACTCTGAGGTTCAGGTCTGTGTTCACGTAAGTGTATTGATTGGAAAGGTCCTGTGCGCCTTGTGATACCCTTCTCACACCACCTGTATAATGCAGGGTCATCTGGTTTTGAAGACAGGATTATTAAATCAAGGGGATGAATgtttgtttggtagtgtggataGGGCATGAGTGTACATATGAGTCACAATTAAGGAATTAGACACGTTTATTCTGAAGATTTTGAGTGTGTGATGTGTGCATTCCCTTCCCAGGTGTACGTTAGCAGGGAAGGCACTGTGGCTGACTACGGCATGCTAGCCAGGGAGGAGATTGAAGAAGGAGAGGTGATCTTCTCAATCCCCAGGGCTGCCCTGCTGAATCAGAGCAGAACTGCCATCCACTCCATCCTCGAGAAAGGTGAGAGAACAGGGTCtggagattttatttattttggttttgttttaattcttttttttaaaggaaacagCAACTATTTCTATATCACagaagataaacaaacaaaagttaGCAAGAATCCAATCTGGGTGTAGTTTGCATTTCAGGGATGGcactaagactcccattgcacagcattgATCCATTCCTGGGTTTACTACGAGCTTAAGAAGACACAACCAAGCTTGTTACcgctacactgtggctaatcaagctcttagtaaaacctggaatgggtgagactGCTATCATGtgataggagtctcatttccatccttGCAAAATTCAAGCAATGAAATCAAAACAGCCTAGATTTGAGAAACATGGTGAAAATAAGTTGAGAATGTCGCTTACAGTTATTGCTTCAAACGTAGCATGGCCTTGGTACTTCTGGCTGGGGGGTGCGGATGGGTCACTGTCCGCTGTGCTCTGTAGCTGAAGAGGGCTGTGCctggtctctctgtctctctccagagGAGGAGTCCCTGAAGAGCCAGTCCGGCTGGGTCCCTCTTCTCCTGGCTTTGATGTTCGAGTACACCAACAGCAAGTCTCACTGGAGTCCCTACCTGTCTCTCTGGACAGACTTCAGGGCTCTTGACCACCCCATGTTCTGGTGAGAATGGACGTTTCCTACATCATCAAGTTGCTCGCTTTGCTATCTAAGCATTGTACACCGAGGTGTTTAGATAGATAATCCAATTTTtaatgtttcaatttttttttattgggtatTAAAACCAGAAAACCCTAGGCTGTCTGTGACTACAAACTGTTTACATTGAATTTTGTTGAAAAGTTGGTCTTACCTTAACTTTCTCTTATTAGTGCTAAAAAGCAGTGAAGCGGTGGAGGTTTGTGTTCTGTGAAGTGCTCAGCTCAATTTTAACGTAAACAAGGTATTTGGAATGTAATATTGTCAGCTGAGCTCGAGGTGATAGGAGTGTGTTTGCGCTCCCGCAGGCccaaggaggagagagagaggctgctGCAGGGCACAGGGGTCCCGGAGGCTGTGGAGAATGATCTCGCCAACATTCTGAAGGAGTACAACGACATCATCCTGCCTTTTATCCAATCACATCGCGAGGTGCTGGACCCACAGAAGCACACGCTCGAGCTCTACCAGAGCCTGGTGGCCTTTGTCATGGCCTACAGGTGAGAGGTCAGGGGTCAAGCTGGGGCACTTTGAACACCCACATTAATAAAAAGAAGTTTTATTAAATCTCCCTTTTGCCATCTAATATAACCAATTCCAAATTCCATTGTTGTGGTTTTTCACCTTTTGAAATTAATCATGCAAATTCCCCTCCTCAAAGCGAGATGCTACCTGCTAATATACCCAcagaaacataataaaataatattagtgCTATGCCAACAAACCAAACACACCTGATGCTAGTTTTGTTGCTTTTGAAATGAAtcctggtgttttatttatttttggcttttGGAGGCCTGTAGAGAGTCCGATTAGCCCATCAGCCACACCTGCGGTGACTGTAAGAAAACAGCAAGAGGAGCACTCCCAAGCACTGCCAAGCCCTGTGGAATGGAAGGAGTAAAGATAAGTGTCATTGTTCTCTGCTATTAAgattcctctccccccccccccccccccatccagcTTCCAGGAGCCCctggaggaggatgaggaagatgaGAAGGAGCCCAACCCTCCCATGATGGTTCCCATGGCGGACATCCTAAATCATGTGGCCAATCACAACGCCAACCTGGAATTCAGAACAGTGAGTCGCGTTCTCTTATAAGCCAGATCAGCTGCCTGTGGAGTCATAGGCCTCACTGTTCATCAGTGACAGCCTCACCAAGCTACAGCGACCCCTGCTGGCCAGCTTCCCAGGGATTGTGAGCAGACACTTGCAGAGGGAAGGCAGGGTGTCAGACATCTCTCAAAGAGGATTAGCGATCATGTGTTTGTGATAggaattaagattttttttttttactaaaatataaaatgaaacacaGGAGATAACCCTATACATATGCATTTGTTTACTCTCCACCTGCGCACTTTTCAGGACAGTTTAAAAATGGTGTCTGTCAAGAGGATCAAGAAAGGAGAGGAGGTGTTCAATACCTATGGAGAGTTGGCCAACTGGCAGCTCCTGCACATGTATGGCTTTGTCGAGTCGTACCCGAGCAACACCAACGACAGTGCAGACATCCAGATGGCCACCGTGTACAAGGCTGCACTGCAAGGTGAGTGGCTCAGACACGGGGACTTAGAACAGAACTGCAGCGCCTCCGTGCACTGGCCTGGCTGTTTCACTCTTACCAGCGCCTCTGAACAGTCCAGGGTAATTTCATCAAGGGCTGAGATTCTCATTTAGAGAATTTAAACCCCAGCAGATTTCCTTTATTCTTCCACAAGCTTATAATACAGAATCGAAGTTTGAGTATATTTCTGAAGGcagtgacattttttaaattgtgattcaCAGTACAGCATTTCCAAAGTTTCGACCGATGAATGAAATACTAGAATTAAGGTTAGCTATTTGTGCGTGGAAATGCAGCCCCGTTGGTTTGCTGATGTTTTACTGTTTGTCGATTTGTCTGGTCAGCTGCCAGGACGGAGTCGGAGCGCAGCCTAGTGGTGGAGAAGTGGGATCTCCTGTGCCAGCTGGACATTGTGGGCGAGGAGGGGGCGTTTGTGTTTGGTCAGTCTGGATCGCTGACCGACGAGGAGCTCTACACCTCACTcaaggtcagaggtcacaggaATTGGGTGGTGGATGGAGTTTAATCTGGGGGTGATGCAGCTTCTGCCATTTTTATGGACTGAAATGTGAATCTATCGTTAAATTTGACTGTAAGTAGAGAGCATCACTGGCCTTTAGTTTTCCCACTGAAAAAAGCCACAAATGCAAATCAAATCCAAACATGATTGTGCATCAGCTAGTCACGTCAGCTCAGCTTAAAACAGTTAATTGGCATTTTAAAACCCAAGATAAATTAATTCAGGAGTAAAATCATAACCTTTTATTCTGTGTTACAGGGATGGGAgtacgactcctattgcatagcagttttccccattttaggttttaaaatggaactgaTAGCATATAGGTGACAAGCTCCTGTCTTCTTAAAttcatagtaaaactaggaatggatcaaactgctgtgcaatgggagtcatttACATTCCTTTATTATCCTCTGCATTCAAGGTTTCGGTGCAGTTCTGTCGAGCTGAAGCAGCAGAAATTTGGGGGATAAGCCCTTGAAAAGGATTTTTCATTTGGTCGGAAAGAAGCAGCCCTGGCTTTCTCTCTATAAATGTATTTTCTCCTGCATGGAATCAGGGTGGGGGGTTGTTTATTTTGGAACTGATTAACTATCGAGATGCTCATTTCCTAGTATTCCTCTTCCAGGTGCTCTGTATGCCTGTGGAGCAGTTCAAGGAGTTTAAAGAGAATGAGGGCTGGGAGGAAGCtgaggaggatgatgaggatgagaTGGCAGCAGCACTGTCCAACGATGGGATTCCCAAACTGAGCTTGCCATGGAGACGGCTGCTTGGGGACAGTGTCGCCCTCACACTCCAGGACTATGCAGATGAGCTGCAGCCAGACAAGGAGCTGCTGGGAGATCGGCAGGCGTACGGCCGTCTCAGCAGCAGGGAACGCCTAGCGCTGCAGCTCCGCTATGGGCAGAAAGTAACTCTACACCAGCTTCTGGAGCTGACACGGTGCCACTCCGTGTGAGGAGAATTGACTGCAGGGAGTTCAAACATAGAAATCTGGAAAATATTTCACGCACTATTCACACACCTCCCACACATTTTGTAGTTGTAGTCATTAAGCTGACCTTTCATTACAGTGTCAATTTAATCAAGCACacatgcctatatatatatatatatatatatatatatatatatatatatatatatatatatatatatatatatatatatatataaataattttctgcaaGATGTCAATTAAGAGTTTCATTACACTTGGGTGAGGAGTTTCTAAGACTAACAGTTCAACTATATTGATGTCTTTCCCCAGTAAATTAAAACCAAGAACTTCTGGTTAATGTAGGTCTTACCCTTACATTTAAACCAGTAAAGTAAATTCTACAGACATACTAGGcattttaaacctttagaataaagcACTTTAGAATCTTCTCaagcagcattttctttttttaaccactaTGAATTAAAAACAATTCAATTTGAAGTGTCcctatgttaatttttttttatttatttctgatgcactttcattttttctaaACTATCTAGACCAAAAAATGCCCTAGTTCTTTTTCTATCACAATGACCATTCCACATGCCTACTGGTAGGTTTGAGGTTGGTTGgttttccctttaaaaacatcaATATGACAACCAATTTTCATTGTTTACCAGTAAATAGTTTACCAGAGGCTTGAAAGAGAAAACTAATGCCATCCTATGACCTTTAGTCCTCCTGATCAATGTGGGTTGCAACAGTGAGGAGACATTTGAATTAGTTATTATAGTGTGTACTGTCTAAAAAtggggtacttttttttttttttttcccccctttcagAGTTGCATGGCATCCAAttttatctatatatattaaaagaaaaagtcaGAGACAGGATACATCACTGTACACATCACAAAAAAACAAGGGTGTGTCTACAGCACTGAGTTTTTCAAGTGATCAAGCACTTCAAATTTGCATTAGACGGGCCAGGAATTATTTTGGTGCAGTGCTCCCTCGCTGTAAggtgcctcggatataacgcacctacagcatgtcccccaattctcTATACtaatgattcatgcaatatttctacagtaaatacagtaccggagTTGTTCAAACTGttaacttctcagtctaacttccatttctgtctctccctttcaataccgtatctgaactgaagaaatgcTGCGATGGCACTTTAtaagacatcttattcagcattagttttataactttttataactataaatattaggcctattatgtggttCTTTCCTAATATAATtccttttttgctgcgagaggagctgcagcttgcTCCGGGAGACGAGACTCTTCAGCTCCGCTCCAGCAGCCGAACTTGGGGCAAGCCCATTCCCTcacccgacccgctctccttttcacacttggtttgcttgtctgtcgcttcgaacttaACTCCCAACTGCTGTTGAGCCAgcctatttatagtttaaaaactgctaattaaaatgaggATATTATCCTTTTTTtagtgttgattacatggtgctttatgaaTGGTTAATTCAcataaagttacatttttgcttcgctatatgtgcattatagagagggagttattttattttgtattttagtcacgTGTGTCCCGCGGCACCCCCCACCCCTTCCCCATTTATAACACTTCCGTTAtaatgctcatattgtgtgtgcCCAGAGACCCATGTTATAGCAAGATAATGCTTTGGGGTTTATTATGCAACACTCAACAATTCAACTGAACAAACATTTTTGTCCAatttatgttgtttaaaattacatagagaaaacaaaaacacaacaacagaGTGCTGCATCTCATGACTTTTAATGTGTAACTACAGTATGCATACATACAAGAAATAATTGGCAGAACTAAAGGCAAAACTATAAAGTACTACAAAATACAACACAGGGAccaatacatttacaaaacattcaaaatccttacAAAATGGGCTGTATtggtcctttgtttttttttagattttttatcTTTATACAAACTTAACAGATTCTTTACCAAGAAGCTGGCATTTCTGTATTCCACAATTTTACAAGCATCAGGGAGAACCTCTAATCCCATGTTTAAATTACACAACCCTCCCCCTTCACCTCATACCAAGTCTGGAATAACCCCTTGTTTTAGGAATAAAATTGGCTGCTTTTCCCTGTCCCCTTTctatttaataaatgtaaattTCTCCcaaatgtttattatatatacaaaaaaaacaacacatcttTAAAGTGGACTGCTTATACCTTCCCATTCCTATAAAGCCTTTCTGAATACAAATTaaagttaatttttttaatccTTCAGTGTTACAGAAATACAATAGATATGCCATTATGAaaaaaatggggggaaaaaaaaagttcaaaattGGGGacagtacaaaaaaacaaaaaaaaaggggggggggatgGATTTGTATCCCAGACAGAATTTAGCATCAGCAGCTGCCCTTTTCTGAAGTGGATCCTGGTACCAGacttcaatttattttaaacatcatcTGCAGTTTTAGTCCAGCTTTGAAAGACTGCACTCcctttttatttacattaaagTTCAAAATTATATTCACAGCATCTCCtaaatactactttttttttagtttttttttttttttttttagtttttttttcttgaaagttTTTGGCCAAAAGTcacaaatcaaaatgaaaaatagtCACAAGAAGGTAACTTCCTTAAAATATGTCCTAGGTCTGTCCCCATGCAGACTGCTGTGGCAGTTTGGAAGAGCCAACGTGTCAGGTCGAGAGGAAACTGAGGGAggtttctcccccccccccccagtcataTACTTTCTGGCTGCAGTGACTGATTGTCTAACTAGCACTAGTGCCTTCCATCACTTGCTGTGCCTGCTTCTGCCCCATGCAGCACTGGGCCACCGACTGGAACAACCTgcgcaaaaaataaaaataaaaaaacacattgttaatgCACTACACCACAGATGAAACTACTTTCCttacacaatatttattttctagCTTGAGCGAGAATTATAGAATAGTTGTGTACCAAGTGTGTAATAACAAAAATAGTATGTTATACAGTTAGAGATATAGTATAATAAATGcaaaagtgtttaaaataaaaacaaaataaattcaccaCATCAGAAAGAAGTGGCAGTGTCTGAatattgaggggggggggggaggggggggggggggggggagagacaaaaaataaaaaacaaaaaaaacattcattttaagaTTTGATACTGGCAAATTGTGTAGTAAAAAAGCATTACTTTTCAATCTCTGGTGCACAGTGGACAAAGTCATGGTTCCAGAACTTAAAGGCTGGGTTTTTAATCAACTCGATGAAAGTGATAAGTAAACCCCATGGGTGAGGCCTGTTCACAATCAACCTCTCCAGTAGAACCCTAGGGAAAGATCAAACAAACACGATAAACACttaatgtcacacacacacacacacacacacaccttaaaaGCTACATACAACATTCTTTACTCATTAGGTTTAAATCATTCGGTTATCCAAAAAAGTGAAAGCACAGTATCTTTAACAGGACTTGAACATGTTCCAAGAACATTCGTCTAACATTTAAAAGTGTGCTATGATGTTGAGTGCAATGGATTCAATAAGCATGGTACAATGTTtaagcaatacatttaaaaaaataaaataaaaaaataaaataaataaaactcctcATGGTGATGAACACAATAAGAGTTACAAATTTCTTCTCTCACCTGGTTATCTGCTCCTGTATAGCCTCAGTGTTGGCCTCAGCAAACAGATAGAGCATTGTGCAACTGAAGTAGTGAGTGTGACTGTTTGGGTAACGCAGCTGATTGGCAATGGCATTCAGAAACAGGTACCggcctgccaaaaaaaaaaaaaaaaagttaaaccagatgacagattttttttatttagcataaCACCttgattttaaaagaaacactaaCAATGCATATAACTGAAGTGCAATGTTTGTTGTGAATATTGGTTCACTTTTAAAAGCCCAATGCTCCGG
Encoded proteins:
- the LOC117425486 gene encoding N-lysine methyltransferase setd6-like isoform X2, which gives rise to MATDAKRSKDNGASAQNPGEDKTLQSFLSWCKEVRLELSEKVYVSREGTVADYGMLAREEIEEGEVIFSIPRAALLNQSRTAIHSILEKEEESLKSQSGWVPLLLALMFEYTNSKSHWSPYLSLWTDFRALDHPMFWPKEERERLLQGTGVPEAVENDLANILKEYNDIILPFIQSHREVLDPQKHTLELYQSLVAFVMAYSFQEPLEEDEEDEKEPNPPMMVPMADILNHVANHNANLEFRTDSLKMVSVKRIKKGEEVFNTYGELANWQLLHMYGFVESYPSNTNDSADIQMATVYKAALQAARTESERSLVVEKWDLLCQLDIVGEEGAFVFGQSGSLTDEELYTSLKVLCMPVEQFKEFKENEGWEEAEEDDEDEMAAALSNDGIPKLSLPWRRLLGDSVALTLQDYADELQPDKELLGDRQAYGRLSSRERLALQLRYGQKVTLHQLLELTRCHSV
- the LOC117425486 gene encoding N-lysine methyltransferase setd6-like isoform X1, which gives rise to MATDAKRSKQDNGASAQNPGEDKTLQSFLSWCKEVRLELSEKVYVSREGTVADYGMLAREEIEEGEVIFSIPRAALLNQSRTAIHSILEKEEESLKSQSGWVPLLLALMFEYTNSKSHWSPYLSLWTDFRALDHPMFWPKEERERLLQGTGVPEAVENDLANILKEYNDIILPFIQSHREVLDPQKHTLELYQSLVAFVMAYSFQEPLEEDEEDEKEPNPPMMVPMADILNHVANHNANLEFRTDSLKMVSVKRIKKGEEVFNTYGELANWQLLHMYGFVESYPSNTNDSADIQMATVYKAALQAARTESERSLVVEKWDLLCQLDIVGEEGAFVFGQSGSLTDEELYTSLKVLCMPVEQFKEFKENEGWEEAEEDDEDEMAAALSNDGIPKLSLPWRRLLGDSVALTLQDYADELQPDKELLGDRQAYGRLSSRERLALQLRYGQKVTLHQLLELTRCHSV
- the LOC117425486 gene encoding N-lysine methyltransferase setd6-like isoform X3; this translates as MLQAAVAGQDNGASAQNPGEDKTLQSFLSWCKEVRLELSEKVYVSREGTVADYGMLAREEIEEGEVIFSIPRAALLNQSRTAIHSILEKEEESLKSQSGWVPLLLALMFEYTNSKSHWSPYLSLWTDFRALDHPMFWPKEERERLLQGTGVPEAVENDLANILKEYNDIILPFIQSHREVLDPQKHTLELYQSLVAFVMAYSFQEPLEEDEEDEKEPNPPMMVPMADILNHVANHNANLEFRTDSLKMVSVKRIKKGEEVFNTYGELANWQLLHMYGFVESYPSNTNDSADIQMATVYKAALQAARTESERSLVVEKWDLLCQLDIVGEEGAFVFGQSGSLTDEELYTSLKVLCMPVEQFKEFKENEGWEEAEEDDEDEMAAALSNDGIPKLSLPWRRLLGDSVALTLQDYADELQPDKELLGDRQAYGRLSSRERLALQLRYGQKVTLHQLLELTRCHSV